One window of Candidatus Hydrogenedentota bacterium genomic DNA carries:
- a CDS encoding glycoside hydrolase family 9 protein, with protein DTISESLPLLPLGGFDRAAAGATQPLGWTAEGEGDWLQDAEVKLTGPGALKVMPSTGKLCVFSETVVVTPDLASVSGSVMAKGDGATAAVLRWNNADGIVREDALTAAAPGANGWRRFNLPESEPPDGADRLTLVLTTEAREGAAAWWDGAQLYGNYERTPQAGVYCNQVGYEPQGPKRFTAYCNFAPAAASFEVLSDIGEPVYSGTLEPPQRITDINGRTWEHYYLRGDFSEYHGSGSHSIRVTMDGHAAQSESFEIARELMWEQVVPVALNHFALQRSGAEIPNFQPAFHQDDAVDAETQVALPLAGGWCDDGRCAKLTNPFVLWKLAQAYDAAAWRFNTLDTDQDGKSDMINELLWGADFVRRLVSQETAVYQGVQATPGYAGASGKDTDNTPGTGDERKAMRTDDDTFHLAALACLARHVEGKQPFVDAVANALERDLAANRRGPGQFAAAMNLFLATREERFGAMAQELFPGVVVEFVDSVNAHDDEFGTFSTVEIGLKFTAQADALLRLANNPFGVYTYGPANRPVFFSGPDGKDGAAEGNTRYILEAAEHVARTYRFAPKPEYLQFIWDQLNWLLGNNPYGLSLVEGLGHKQPPAYHDLHVFAGVRRGAVPGTIARGIGPKGPGDDRPYFDMRDVELPEARTNAGDIRNNALAISTLAHLNRFRYQVQPPH; from the coding sequence GATACCATCTCCGAGAGTCTGCCGCTCCTGCCCCTCGGCGGTTTTGACCGTGCCGCGGCGGGCGCAACACAGCCTCTCGGCTGGACCGCGGAAGGCGAGGGCGATTGGTTGCAGGACGCGGAGGTCAAGCTGACCGGCCCCGGCGCATTGAAGGTCATGCCCAGCACCGGAAAACTCTGCGTTTTTTCCGAGACGGTAGTCGTGACCCCGGACCTGGCGTCCGTGTCGGGCAGCGTCATGGCCAAGGGCGACGGCGCAACGGCGGCGGTATTGCGCTGGAACAACGCGGATGGAATCGTGCGCGAGGACGCATTGACCGCCGCGGCGCCGGGCGCGAACGGGTGGCGGCGTTTCAATCTCCCGGAAAGCGAGCCCCCGGATGGCGCGGATCGCCTGACGCTCGTTCTGACCACCGAGGCGCGGGAAGGCGCCGCGGCGTGGTGGGACGGCGCACAGTTGTACGGCAACTACGAGCGGACGCCGCAAGCCGGAGTCTACTGCAACCAAGTGGGTTATGAGCCACAGGGACCCAAACGCTTCACCGCATACTGCAATTTCGCGCCCGCAGCCGCATCGTTTGAAGTCCTCTCGGACATCGGCGAGCCCGTCTACAGCGGCACGTTGGAGCCGCCCCAGCGGATCACCGACATCAACGGGCGCACGTGGGAGCATTACTACCTGCGCGGCGACTTCTCGGAGTACCACGGCAGCGGCAGCCACAGCATCCGCGTGACCATGGACGGCCACGCCGCGCAATCCGAATCGTTTGAAATCGCGCGGGAATTGATGTGGGAGCAGGTGGTTCCGGTCGCGTTGAACCATTTCGCACTGCAGCGTTCGGGCGCCGAAATCCCGAATTTCCAGCCCGCGTTTCATCAGGATGACGCCGTGGACGCCGAAACGCAGGTGGCGTTGCCGCTGGCGGGCGGGTGGTGCGACGACGGCCGCTGCGCCAAACTCACGAACCCGTTCGTGCTCTGGAAACTGGCCCAGGCCTATGACGCGGCCGCGTGGCGCTTCAATACGCTTGACACCGACCAGGACGGCAAGAGCGACATGATAAACGAACTGCTTTGGGGCGCTGATTTCGTGCGGCGGCTCGTGAGCCAGGAGACCGCCGTGTATCAAGGCGTGCAGGCCACGCCCGGCTACGCGGGCGCGTCCGGAAAGGACACCGACAACACGCCGGGCACCGGCGACGAACGGAAGGCGATGCGCACGGACGACGACACCTTCCATCTGGCCGCGCTGGCCTGTCTCGCGCGGCATGTCGAGGGCAAGCAGCCCTTCGTCGATGCCGTCGCAAACGCCCTCGAGCGGGACCTCGCGGCGAACCGGCGCGGACCGGGACAGTTCGCCGCGGCTATGAACCTGTTTCTGGCTACGCGCGAGGAGCGCTTCGGCGCCATGGCGCAGGAGTTGTTCCCGGGCGTTGTTGTCGAATTCGTCGATAGCGTGAATGCCCACGACGACGAATTTGGCACGTTCAGCACGGTTGAAATTGGCTTGAAATTCACCGCGCAGGCGGATGCGCTGCTGCGCCTCGCCAACAACCCGTTCGGCGTGTACACCTACGGACCGGCGAACCGGCCCGTCTTCTTCAGCGGGCCCGACGGCAAGGACGGCGCCGCCGAAGGCAATACGCGCTACATCCTCGAGGCGGCGGAGCATGTCGCGCGCACGTACCGCTTCGCGCCGAAGCCCGAGTACCTCCAATTTATCTGGGACCAACTCAACTGGCTGCTCGGCAACAACCCCTACGGCCTCTCCCTGGTCGAAGGACTTGGCCACAAGCAGCCGCCCGCGTATCACGACCTGCACGTGTTCGCGGGCGTCCGGCGCGGCGCCGTGCCCGGCACGATTGCGCGCGGCATTGGACCCAAGGGCCCCGGCGATGACCGTCCGTACTTCGATATGCGCGACGTGGAACTGCCGGAAGCGCGCACCAACGCGGGCGACATCCGCAACAATGCGCTTGCCATCAGCACGCTCGCGCACCTGAACCGTTTCCGGTACCAGGTGCAGCCCCCCCATTGA
- the deoC gene encoding deoxyribose-phosphate aldolase produces MPVSRVQLARMIEHTQLRAYASQVDIAELCDEAMQQGFHAVAVNPAWAPFCVKKLAGSGVGICVTVGFPLGSNTAQIKVEEARDAARNGATELDMVINIGALKSGYPGYVEREIAALVKAVRGLPVKVILETSYLSRDEKVAVCEMSMRAGAAFVKTATGYGHGGATPEDVALMKKVVGDQLGIKAAGGIRTYGDAVALIEAGATRIGTSAGVEILEGAPE; encoded by the coding sequence TTGCCGGTCAGTCGCGTTCAGCTCGCCAGGATGATTGAGCACACCCAGTTGCGCGCTTATGCGTCGCAAGTGGATATCGCAGAGTTGTGCGACGAGGCCATGCAGCAGGGGTTTCACGCCGTGGCGGTGAATCCGGCCTGGGCGCCGTTTTGCGTAAAGAAGCTGGCGGGGTCAGGCGTGGGCATCTGCGTGACGGTCGGGTTTCCGCTGGGCAGTAACACGGCCCAGATAAAGGTCGAGGAAGCGCGCGACGCCGCGCGCAACGGCGCGACCGAACTGGACATGGTGATCAACATTGGCGCGCTCAAGAGCGGCTATCCGGGGTATGTCGAGCGGGAGATCGCGGCGTTGGTGAAAGCGGTGCGGGGCCTTCCGGTGAAAGTAATCCTGGAAACGAGCTATCTGTCGCGGGACGAGAAAGTCGCTGTGTGCGAGATGAGCATGCGCGCGGGCGCGGCGTTTGTGAAGACCGCGACGGGCTATGGTCACGGCGGGGCGACCCCGGAAGACGTCGCGCTGATGAAGAAAGTGGTGGGCGACCAGTTGGGCATCAAGGCGGCGGGCGGCATCCGCACCTATGGCGATGCGGTGGCGCTGATCGAAGCGGGCGCGACGCGCATCGGCACCAGTGCCGGTGTCGAGATACTGGAAGGCGCCCCAGAGTAG
- a CDS encoding GH92 family glycosyl hydrolase, translating to MEIPIKLRRIVKWGCISTLTLLAIPVLGFLGLWGYYYSIVRKTPGALAAPVQPGPLGSAVDPFIGTGGVPYMCAHNTPAATTPFGMVRLGPDTASILISSTGTNRSGYYYGDNKIIGFSHTRLVGADALEGGVFRVFPAAGRGGATVIPRKGRYARFSHRDESAGPGFYAVRLPQDGVLVELTATPRAGVHRYTFPGEDAPHLLLDVTSSLGDRRCENGRVRVLPEAREIEGSARLFGSFSGRYGGLDVYFAARFDRPFAGWSVLRGEIASAGVAEAQGDDLGLDIAFAAETRPWSVQLRLAISYVSVVNARLNLDTEAAERGFEDIAAAARDAWEERLGRIRVHGGTEKQRRIFYTALYRAFQMPTIFTDVNGEYRGFDRAVHQAQGFQYYTDFSLWDTFRTVQPLYNLIARAEQRDMMRSLLDMAQRGGTFPRWPSGCGYTGCMFGTPADMAVSEAYLKGIRDFDIESAYAVMRRTALEGRPEGSRGDQRDGLRDYLELGYCPSDRMDESVSATLEYAWADHALSLLAKELGHTADAEVFARHAQSYRNLWNPATLFFMPRDSQGRFAAEFKPLLLSYLDFDRKYTRAYVEGSAMQWRWGVPFDAAGLVSLFPIRDRFLSELEVYLEGCKPRPGPWNPGGNYWHGNEPYIHAAYLFNAAGRPDLTQKWVRWILEHKYGDGYAGLDGNDDGGTLSSWYVFSALGFYPIAGTTRYELGAPLFPGAEINLGGPVLSIVTSHFAPGNPYACQVDLNDTPLHRTWFNHDEIADGGVLSFDMSAAP from the coding sequence ATGGAAATCCCGATCAAATTGCGCCGTATAGTGAAATGGGGCTGTATCTCCACCTTGACGCTGCTCGCCATCCCGGTGCTCGGGTTCCTGGGCCTTTGGGGCTACTACTACAGCATCGTGCGCAAGACGCCGGGCGCGCTTGCCGCGCCTGTGCAACCCGGGCCGCTCGGCTCGGCCGTGGACCCATTCATCGGCACGGGTGGCGTCCCTTACATGTGCGCGCATAATACGCCCGCCGCTACTACGCCCTTCGGCATGGTCCGTCTGGGTCCCGACACGGCTTCGATACTCATCAGCAGCACGGGCACCAATCGCTCGGGCTACTACTATGGCGACAACAAGATTATCGGGTTCAGCCATACGCGCCTGGTCGGCGCCGACGCGCTCGAAGGGGGCGTCTTTCGGGTTTTCCCGGCGGCGGGGCGGGGCGGGGCGACCGTAATCCCGCGCAAGGGGCGTTATGCGCGGTTCTCGCATCGAGATGAGTCGGCGGGACCGGGCTTCTACGCCGTGCGGCTGCCGCAAGACGGCGTACTCGTGGAACTGACGGCCACGCCGCGCGCAGGCGTGCACCGCTACACGTTTCCCGGCGAAGACGCTCCGCATCTCCTGCTCGACGTGACGAGTTCGCTGGGCGACCGCCGCTGCGAGAACGGCCGCGTGCGCGTCCTGCCCGAGGCGCGGGAAATCGAAGGCTCGGCACGGCTCTTCGGCTCGTTCTCGGGCCGCTACGGCGGCCTGGACGTCTACTTCGCCGCGCGGTTCGACCGGCCGTTCGCCGGCTGGAGCGTGTTGCGGGGCGAAATCGCTTCGGCGGGCGTGGCGGAAGCGCAAGGGGATGATTTGGGTCTGGATATCGCGTTTGCAGCGGAGACGCGGCCCTGGAGCGTGCAACTCAGACTCGCGATCTCGTATGTCAGCGTCGTCAATGCGCGTTTGAACCTGGACACGGAGGCCGCGGAGCGCGGCTTCGAGGACATTGCCGCGGCCGCGCGCGACGCCTGGGAAGAACGGCTCGGGCGCATCCGCGTCCACGGCGGCACGGAAAAGCAGAGGCGCATCTTCTACACGGCGCTGTACCGCGCATTTCAGATGCCGACGATCTTCACCGACGTCAACGGCGAATACCGGGGCTTTGACCGGGCCGTGCACCAGGCACAGGGCTTTCAATATTACACCGATTTCTCGCTCTGGGACACGTTCCGCACCGTCCAGCCGCTCTACAACCTGATTGCCCGCGCCGAACAGCGCGACATGATGCGCTCGCTGCTCGACATGGCCCAGCGCGGCGGCACATTCCCGCGCTGGCCGTCCGGCTGCGGTTACACCGGCTGCATGTTCGGCACGCCCGCCGACATGGCCGTGTCCGAGGCGTATCTGAAGGGGATCCGCGATTTCGATATCGAATCGGCCTATGCGGTCATGCGCCGCACCGCGCTCGAGGGACGGCCCGAGGGCTCGCGCGGCGACCAGCGCGACGGCCTACGCGATTACCTCGAACTGGGCTATTGTCCATCGGACCGCATGGACGAATCGGTGTCCGCGACGCTCGAATATGCCTGGGCCGACCACGCGTTGTCGCTGCTCGCGAAAGAACTGGGCCACACGGCCGACGCCGAGGTCTTCGCACGGCACGCGCAATCGTACCGTAATCTCTGGAATCCCGCGACGCTGTTCTTCATGCCCCGCGACAGCCAAGGCCGGTTCGCCGCCGAATTCAAGCCGCTCCTGCTCAGTTACCTCGACTTCGACCGGAAGTACACGCGGGCTTACGTCGAGGGCAGCGCGATGCAGTGGCGCTGGGGCGTCCCCTTCGACGCCGCGGGCCTGGTGTCCCTGTTTCCCATCCGGGACCGGTTCCTGAGCGAACTGGAGGTATATCTGGAGGGCTGCAAGCCAAGGCCCGGCCCGTGGAATCCCGGCGGCAATTACTGGCACGGCAACGAGCCATACATTCACGCCGCGTACCTGTTCAATGCGGCGGGCCGCCCCGACCTTACCCAGAAGTGGGTCCGCTGGATTCTCGAACACAAATACGGCGACGGCTACGCGGGTCTCGACGGCAACGACGACGGCGGCACGCTTTCCTCCTGGTATGTGTTCAGCGCGCTGGGCTTCTATCCAATCGCGGGCACGACGCGCTACGAACTGGGCGCGCCGCTCTTCCCGGGCGCGGAGATCAACCTCGGCGGTCCCGTGCTGAGCATAGTCACATCCCACTTCGCCCCGGGGAATCCGTATGCCTGCCAGGTAGACCTCAACGACACGCCGCTGCACCGCACCTGGTTCAACCACGACGAAATCGCCGATGGCGGCGTGTTGAGTTTTGACATGAGCGCGGCGCCGTGA
- a CDS encoding PAS domain-containing protein → MHWLVIVEMLLIWSSGIGLCLAWYAWRQRSTPGHNYFSLVMVAVAFYAVAVACELASSGIPAKVLWSKIQYLATSNLAALWMLFALSYGQYGGYIGRRLIVALWLIPAVALCLVWTNEWHGLAWPAIYPLNAQGNGLVVYQHGPAVWCLVIYSYVLMVAAAALLLFRAYASARLFRGQMTVLLVALAAPLGGNVLYFSGVYRGFDLAPLLFTVSGALILWAIFRWRLLKAMPIAYDAILTAMQEGVVFIDAENRVVDVNPAASTLLRLPAGAIAMTAEQALGAWPQTTVLSEGLREMELAAPDLSRGSTWLETRVTPVYSGQNHFAGKLLLVRDISERKNAEEARRRLDAQAMQAQKIESLGVLAGGIAHEFNNLLMVIQGNAELAIARLGPEAQVRTYLDAVNEAVERAAELAKHMLAYAGRVQLQPALVDVSDVVRHTAPMIRVIVPGHVALSYELSERLPPARIDVVQMRQAVMNLARNAVEAIGETPGAITIKTGVVTCGRDYFLDPGTQDPLAEGDYLFIDVVDTGPGLDASALRKVFDPFFSTKFLGRGLGLPATLGVVHGHKGTIRVDSAPGKGATFRLLLPAETPL, encoded by the coding sequence GTGCACTGGCTTGTCATCGTTGAAATGCTGCTGATTTGGAGCAGCGGCATTGGCCTGTGCCTGGCTTGGTACGCCTGGCGGCAGCGTTCCACGCCGGGCCACAACTATTTCTCGCTCGTCATGGTGGCCGTGGCTTTCTATGCTGTCGCGGTGGCCTGCGAATTGGCAAGTTCCGGGATACCCGCGAAGGTTTTGTGGTCAAAGATTCAATACCTCGCTACCAGCAACCTGGCGGCGTTGTGGATGCTGTTCGCGCTCAGTTACGGCCAATACGGCGGCTATATCGGCCGCCGCCTCATTGTCGCGCTCTGGCTGATTCCGGCAGTCGCCCTGTGCCTCGTCTGGACGAATGAATGGCACGGCCTGGCGTGGCCGGCGATCTATCCCCTGAACGCCCAGGGAAACGGGCTGGTTGTCTACCAGCACGGCCCCGCGGTGTGGTGTCTGGTCATTTACTCTTACGTGCTGATGGTGGCGGCCGCGGCGCTGTTGTTGTTCAGAGCATATGCGTCGGCGCGGTTGTTCCGGGGACAGATGACGGTGTTGCTGGTAGCCCTCGCCGCGCCGCTGGGCGGGAACGTATTGTACTTCTCGGGCGTATATAGGGGCTTTGACTTGGCGCCGCTGCTGTTCACGGTATCCGGCGCGCTGATCCTTTGGGCCATTTTCCGGTGGCGGTTGCTCAAGGCGATGCCCATCGCCTATGACGCGATCCTGACGGCGATGCAGGAAGGCGTCGTATTTATCGACGCAGAGAACCGCGTAGTCGACGTGAACCCCGCCGCAAGCACCCTGCTGCGGCTGCCTGCCGGAGCCATTGCCATGACGGCGGAACAGGCGCTCGGCGCGTGGCCGCAGACGACCGTTTTGTCCGAAGGCTTGCGGGAAATGGAGTTGGCGGCGCCTGACCTTTCCCGCGGGTCGACGTGGCTGGAAACGCGCGTCACGCCAGTGTACAGCGGACAGAACCACTTTGCAGGGAAATTGCTGCTGGTTCGCGACATATCGGAGCGCAAGAACGCGGAAGAGGCGCGGCGCAGGCTGGATGCACAGGCGATGCAGGCGCAGAAGATCGAGAGTCTGGGCGTGCTCGCCGGCGGCATCGCCCATGAATTCAACAACCTGCTGATGGTCATCCAGGGGAATGCCGAATTGGCCATTGCCCGCCTTGGGCCGGAGGCGCAGGTCCGTACCTACCTTGATGCGGTCAATGAAGCCGTCGAACGGGCCGCTGAGTTGGCCAAGCACATGCTGGCCTACGCGGGCAGGGTTCAGCTGCAGCCGGCGCTCGTGGATGTCTCGGATGTGGTGCGCCACACGGCGCCCATGATACGGGTCATTGTCCCCGGCCATGTCGCGCTCAGTTACGAACTGAGCGAACGGCTTCCCCCTGCGCGCATTGATGTCGTCCAGATGCGTCAAGCGGTCATGAACCTCGCGCGCAACGCTGTCGAGGCCATCGGCGAGACGCCGGGCGCCATTACCATCAAGACGGGCGTGGTCACGTGCGGCCGGGACTATTTTCTCGACCCCGGAACTCAGGACCCGCTCGCCGAAGGGGATTACCTGTTCATCGATGTCGTGGATACGGGACCGGGATTGGACGCCTCCGCCCTGCGGAAGGTTTTTGATCCCTTCTTCAGCACGAAATTCCTCGGACGCGGCCTGGGCCTTCCGGCCACGTTGGGCGTGGTCCACGGCCACAAAGGCACCATCCGCGTTGACAGCGCCCCGGGCAAAGGCGCCACGTTTCGCCTCTTGTTGCCCGCGGAAACGCCGCTATAG
- a CDS encoding carbamoyltransferase, with amino-acid sequence MNILGISAYYHDSAAALLQDGDIAAAAQQERFSRVKHDLQFPKEAVEYCLKAAGITQNDLDYVVFYDKPLVKFERLLMTYLGTAPKGLLSFFDQMPTWLKERFLMRNTIRRELDYKGQILFSTHHLSHASAAFFPSPYEEAAFITVDGVGEWETTTVGAGRGNKVQILKEINFPHSLGLLYSAFTYFTGFKVNSGEYKLMGLAPYGEPAYEELIKRELVNIKEDGSFRLNMKYFDYCAGRRMTNKRFAKLFGGPPRKPESRITQREMDIAKSIQVVTEEILLNMARFAHRLTGMRHLGIAGGVGLNCVANGRILREGPFDDIWVQPAAGDAGNALGAALFAWHQLLDRPRSPHPRRQKASYLGPEFSDEEIQAYLDREGIPYARLAREEIPGRVAQLIADGKVVGWFQGRMEFGPRALGSRSILGDARSREMQSVLNLKIKFRESFRPFAPTVLRDFADQYFDLRGAESPYMLLTTSVRPERLRQLTEEEKQAKGFDKLKVVRSDVPAITHVDNSARVQTVAREDNPLYYDMIRAFYDRTGCPVIINTSFNVRGEPIVCTPEHAYTCFMRTRMDYLSLGSFLLDKAQQKPWKEEEDWRQKYELD; translated from the coding sequence TTGAACATTCTCGGTATATCCGCATACTATCACGACAGCGCGGCTGCTCTGCTCCAGGACGGCGATATCGCCGCAGCGGCGCAGCAGGAGCGCTTTTCCCGCGTAAAGCACGACCTGCAATTCCCCAAGGAGGCCGTCGAATACTGCCTGAAAGCCGCCGGAATCACGCAGAACGACTTGGATTACGTCGTCTTCTACGACAAGCCGCTGGTCAAGTTCGAGCGGCTGCTGATGACTTATCTGGGCACGGCGCCCAAAGGCCTGCTCTCTTTCTTCGACCAGATGCCCACCTGGCTCAAAGAGCGGTTTCTGATGCGGAACACCATTCGCCGCGAACTGGACTACAAGGGCCAGATTCTGTTCTCGACGCACCACCTGTCGCATGCGTCCGCCGCGTTCTTCCCCAGCCCCTACGAGGAGGCGGCCTTCATCACCGTGGACGGCGTCGGCGAATGGGAGACGACTACCGTCGGCGCCGGGCGCGGTAACAAGGTCCAAATCCTGAAAGAGATCAATTTCCCCCATTCCCTGGGCCTGCTGTACTCCGCGTTCACCTATTTCACCGGATTCAAGGTGAACAGCGGCGAGTACAAGCTCATGGGGCTGGCCCCCTACGGCGAGCCGGCCTACGAGGAGCTGATCAAGCGCGAACTCGTCAACATCAAGGAAGACGGTTCGTTCCGGCTGAACATGAAGTATTTCGACTACTGCGCCGGGCGCCGCATGACGAACAAACGCTTCGCCAAGCTGTTCGGCGGTCCCCCGCGTAAGCCCGAATCGAGGATCACCCAGCGCGAGATGGATATCGCGAAGTCGATCCAGGTCGTGACCGAAGAAATTCTCCTGAACATGGCCCGGTTCGCCCACCGGCTCACCGGCATGCGCCATCTGGGCATCGCAGGCGGCGTGGGGCTCAACTGCGTCGCGAATGGGCGCATCCTGCGCGAAGGCCCCTTCGACGATATCTGGGTCCAGCCCGCCGCGGGCGATGCAGGCAATGCGCTCGGCGCCGCTCTCTTCGCGTGGCATCAGTTGCTCGACCGGCCGCGCAGCCCGCATCCGCGGCGGCAGAAGGCCTCCTACCTCGGCCCCGAGTTCTCCGACGAAGAGATTCAGGCCTATCTCGACCGCGAGGGCATCCCCTATGCGCGTTTGGCGCGCGAGGAAATCCCCGGCCGCGTGGCGCAACTTATCGCGGACGGCAAGGTCGTCGGCTGGTTCCAGGGGCGCATGGAATTCGGGCCGCGCGCGCTTGGCAGCCGCAGCATTCTCGGCGACGCGCGCTCGCGCGAGATGCAGTCCGTTCTCAACCTCAAGATCAAGTTCCGCGAATCGTTCCGGCCTTTCGCGCCGACGGTATTGCGCGATTTCGCGGACCAGTACTTCGACCTGCGCGGCGCGGAAAGCCCCTACATGCTGCTGACAACCTCCGTGCGGCCCGAACGCCTCCGTCAATTGACCGAAGAAGAAAAACAGGCCAAGGGTTTCGACAAGCTCAAGGTCGTGCGGTCGGACGTTCCCGCGATCACGCACGTGGACAACTCCGCCCGCGTGCAGACCGTCGCGCGGGAGGATAACCCGCTTTACTACGACATGATCCGGGCGTTTTACGACAGGACCGGGTGCCCGGTCATTATCAATACCTCGTTCAACGTGCGCGGCGAGCCCATCGTCTGCACGCCCGAACACGCGTATACGTGCTTCATGCGCACGCGCATGGATTACCTCAGCTTGGGGTCGTTCCTGCTCGACAAGGCGCAACAGAAGCCGTGGAAAGAAGAAGAGGACTGGCGCCAGAAGTACGAGTTGGACTGA